The nucleotide window GTACAGCAGCAGGTCCAGCGGGCCTTCGAAGGCCTCCAGGAAGACCTCCAGCGCGTCCGGCGGGATGTACAGATCCTGCGGCAGCGCGAACAGCGGCTCGCCGTACAGGCGCGCCAGCGCCACCTGGTCCACCACCTCGGGCCGGGCGTCGGCGGTGTCCGTCATGGTGCTATTTATTCAGGAGCTGCGTGCGCAGCATTCACGCCGGCTGGGCCGCGATTTCATCAAGAAACCAGGTGGCCGGGCCGGCTGACGGCGGCCTGACCGGTCAGCCGTGCGTCTGGTAGACGTAGGGCTGCTGGGCCACGCGCCCGGCCTTGTACTCCTGCCACAGGTCGCGGTCCACCGGTTTGTCCCACAGCAGCGCGCGGCCGGCGCGTTGCTGGGCGTCAAGCTCGGGGCGCTGGGCCTTGAGCTGGTTGATGAATTGCGTGGTGTCGGACTGGTAGTCGGGGCGGCGGAAAAAGGACATGGCGTTGT belongs to Melaminivora suipulveris and includes:
- a CDS encoding DUF3460 family protein; the protein is MSFFRRPDYQSDTTQFINQLKAQRPELDAQQRAGRALLWDKPVDRDLWQEYKAGRVAQQPYVYQTHG